DNA from Rubripirellula lacrimiformis:
GTCGACAACCGACTTTGGCACGTGACATGCGTAAGCCGCTCCCGATGAAGTCATCTCTTTGTTCAGTGCCACTCGTTTGAAGACGTTCGGTCCCCATGGCATCGAAGGTTCTCTTCGGTTTTGACAAAGGGAATGGCTGTTTCCGCACAAACATTGTTGAAGGTAAGCCGAGCGATGAGCAATACTTCTCAGTCGACCACCCAGGTTTCACCACTGCGTGGCGTGCTGGTTGGCGTCGATGGCAGCGTCCATGGCCATGTTGCCATCGACCTGGCCGTGCAACTGGCCAAACAACATGGCAGCCGATTGGTTGGAATCGATATCGTTGACGAAGACGCCACGCAATTTGGTGACTACGGGGTGATCGACGAGAAGGCGGAGGCCGAACGCAAGGAAGAAATTCAACGCATGATCCAGCGGGCCAAACAGAGCCTGGACGTCTTTGAACAACGCTGTGGCGAAGCAGGAGTCAACGGCATTCGCTGCCGAAAGGCCGGTGATGCGGCTCAGCAAATTGTGATCGAGGCCCAGCGTTGTGACTTGATCGTGCTAGGGCGTGAAACGCATTTCTATTCGGAATGGCGTCCCGACACGATCGTTGGCAATGTGCTGCGTCACGCGTCGCGACCCGTCGTGACGGTCCCGTTATCGCTGCCGCGTCAGCAGAATGTGCTGGTCGCCTTTGATGGCAGCCGTGCAGCCGGCAACGCCTTGTTCGCATTTGTCGCATCGGGACTTGGCATCAGCCAAAAGGTTCATGTTGTGAATGTTGGCAGCGATGCGGAATTGGCGGAATCGGTTGCAAAACCAGCCGTCGATTTTCTGGATCTGCACGGGTACGACTGCGCACTGCATGCCGTCGTGTCCGCTGGGAAAGCCGACAAAATCTTGCTGGATCACGCCGCCAAGCTGGATGCCGGCATGATCGTCGCTGGGGCATGCGGCCATGGGAGGCTTCGCGAGTTCATCCTTGGATCCGTCACAAAAACGCTGATTCAGGAATCGCAGGTTCCCGTCTTCCTGTTTCACTAAGCGGCGGCAATGCCTTCCCTGGGATGCCTCCCCCACAGCCGGAATGGAGGCAGGCTGAATGCCTACTTGGCGGTGTTGGCGAACTGGACAATTTGCTGAGCGTTGAGGGCACCGGACTGTCTTGAAACTTCCGTTCCCTGTTGGAACAGGATCATGGTCGGGATTCCTGTAATTGCGAACTGCGATGCTGCCACGGGCGCCGCTTCGGTGTCCAACTTTGCCAAGATGATCCGCGGCGACAACTGCGCCGCTGCGTCTGCGAATGCGGGTGCCATCATTCGGCAAGGGCCGCACCAAGGTGCCCAGAAGTCCACAAGAACGGGCACATCGGTTCTGGCGATGAATTTGGCGAAACTTGTCTCGGTCAAATCAATTGGACGCGTCGGCAACAGGGCCTGTTTGCACTTTCCGCAGACAGGCTTGTCGTGCAACTTCGAATCCGGCACTCGATTCACGGCCGAACATGCAGAACAGACTAGATTCATGATTCGGATTCCTTTTTTGCTTTCGCCAATGTTGTTGATTCTAAGTTGATGCTGAATAGCAACCGAAAGCAACCGGAGTGCCAAGTTCGACATTCTTAGTTTGGGAATCGATCGGCGGATCAGAAGGGCAGCAGGCACAGCGGTTTGGATGTGCGAACGCGGTCGTGTTGTGCGATACTGCACACCTTGGTCAGCGATGGGCGGCATGCAAAGCAGCCGAGGGATCGCGTTGGAGAACCAACCGGATCGTCCATGTCATCAGCGAAAGACCGATCAAGCTGGTCTTCCGCATGGTCGACGCCATCTTTGGACGCAGTGTCACGATTGGACGACTCGTATGATTTTCTTTACTTGCCATCTGTCGCCGTGCATCACGCGTTGGCATAGCAAATGCAACCCAAGTGAAGGGTCGCTCGGAAAGTTGCTGACGGACGCCGACGCATGAATGGAATTTGAACGTCGGATATTTTGCATCTACTAATTGTGTGGCCTAGAGAGTCTCGAGACATGCCGATTCGGAATTTAGACAAGATTTTTGCCCCCCACAGCGTTGCGGTTATCGGGGCGAGCAAGCGTCCGGCCAGCGTTGGAAACACGGTTCTGTTGAATTTGGTCGATGGCGGATTCACCGGCTCGGTGTACGCGGTGAATTCAAAGTACCAAGAAATTGGCGGCGTGGCATGTTTTGGTGCGGTCGGCGAAATACCCGACCCAGTGGACTTGGCCGTCGTCTGTACTCCGGCGGTGACGGTGCCGGATATCGTTCGCCAGTGCGGCGAAGCGGGCATTCGCGGCGTTGTGATTTTGTCGGCCGGTTTTCGGGAAGCATCCGAAGAGGGTGCGAAACTAGAAGCTGAAATTCTAGCCGCTGCGAAGCATTTTGACGGCATGCGGATCGTCGGCCCAAACTGTCTCGGCATCATGGCTCCGCATCAGTCGCTCAACGCAAGCTTCGCGAGCGATTCGCCTCAAAAAGGACGTGTCGCGTTCATCTCTCAGTCGGGGGCACTGTGCACGGCCGTTCTTGATTGGGCGATTCAAGAAAATGTTGGCTTTTCGAACTTCGTCTCCGTCGGCAACATGCTGGATGTGGGGATCGCCGATCTGATCGACTACTTTGCGACCGATGGCTATACCGAATCGATCATTTTGTACATGGAATCGATTAGCAAGGGCAGGGAGTTCATGTCGGCGGCTCGCGCGTTTGCACGTGAAAAGCCGATCATCGCGTACAAGGCAGGCCGGTTCGCCCAGTCGGCCAAGGCGGCCGCGTCCCACACCGGTGCGATGGCGGGCGTCGATAGCGTTTATGAAGCAGCGATGGCACGCGCCGGCATCGTGCGCGTGTTCGACGTCGACGACTTGTTCGATTGTGCCGAACTGCTTGCTCGCCAAAAAACTCCATCCGGCCCTCGTTTGGCAATCATCACCAACGCGGGCGGCCCCGGTGTGATGGCAACCGATGCCCTGTTGGATCGGCACGGCGTTTTGGCGGATCTTTCCGAAACGACGATTGCCAAGCTGAACGAGAAACTTCCCGCGTCCTGGTCGCACGGCAATCCCGTGGATGTGATCGGCGATGCCCCGCCCGAACGTTTCTCGGCGGCGGCGGAGATTGTGTTGGCCGACGAGGGCGTCGATGGCGTGTTGGTGGTTCTTTCACCTCAGGCAATGACAGACCCAACGGGTGCGGCCAACGCTGTCATCGAAGTCGCGAAACGGTCTCACAAACCACTGATCGCGGCGTGGATGGGGGGCGGGAAAGTTCGCCAAGGGATTGAACTTCTGAATGATGCGGGGATTCCGACCTATTCGTCGCCGGAGAAAGCCATCCGCGCGTTCATGCATCTTGTGTCGTATGCGCGGAACCGCGAAACGCTGTATGAAACGCCGCGAGAGGTTCCCATCGAGTTTTCGCTGGATCGGAAAAAGCTACGCGATGTGTTCGATACCGTTTTCAATGAAGGGCAGGACGTTCTTAGCGAGTCAGCATCCAAGACGCTTCTAGAAGCGTACGAGATCCCCGTGACGAAGACCTCGGTGGCTCGGTCAGCCGAGGATGCGGTTCAGTGTGCCACCGCCGTTGGCTATCCCGTTGCGCTGAAAATCTTCTCGCCCGATATCACACACAAAACGGACGTTGGCGGTGTTGAGTTGAATTTGGCAAATTCCGATGCGGTTGCCGGAGCGTTCAATCGAATCTTGAGCCGAGCAAAGCAGCATCGACCAACCGCACGTCTTGAAGGGGTTACCGTTCAACATATGTTGGTTGCACCCAACGGACGCGAATTGATCATCGGTGCCAAACGCGATCCAGTGTTCGGGACGGTCTTGATGGTGGGGGCCGGTGGCACCAACGCAGAACTGTTCCGCGACCTATCGTTGGAACTTCCGCCGCTCAGTGAACGTCTTGCCCGACGCATGCTGGAATCGCTGCAGGCGTGGCCACTGTTGCAGGGGTATCGCGGCCGTCCCGGTGTCAATCTGGATCGGCTGGTCGAGGTGCTGATGCGTTTGTCGTACTTGGTGGCGGATTATCCCGAGATCGTCGAACTGGACGTCAATCCGCTGCTGGTGACCCCCGATGACGTCATCGCTCTTGATGCCAGGATCGTGCTGGACCGTCAGACGATTCTTCATCCCGTTCGCCCGTACTCGCATCTGGCCATCCGGCCCTATCCGAATGAATTTGCCAAGATCGTGAAGCTGAAAGACGGAACGTCCGTTTTGCTACGCCCGATCAAGCCAGAAGACGAACCGATGTGGCACGATCTGGTGGCCAGCTGTTCGTCCGAGTCGCTGCACCTGCGTTTTCGGTACATGTTCAAGGCAACGACGCATGCAATGGCAACTCGTTTCTGCTTCATCGACTACGACCGAGAGATCGCGATCGTCGCTGAAACCCAAGTGGACGGTGAGCGACGACTGATTGGCGTCGGGCGTTTGGTGGCCGATGTCGACCATCGCGACGCAGAGTATGCGGTGCTTGTCAGTGATCCTTGGCAGGGGAAAGGGCTGGGATCGTTTCTGACGGACCACTGCCTAGAAATCTGCCATCAATGGGGGATTCGATCCGTGATTGCCGAAATGGCCATGCAAAACGATCGCATGATCCGAATGTTCGATCATCGTGGATTTGAAATCGATCGTCGCCATGCTTTTGACGCCGTGGTGGCTCGCAAGAAACTCGCAGTGCAAAAGAAATAGCCCCGCATTGCCGGTGTGGCCAAAGTCGCTGAACGCTAGTTGGTTCGCGGCGTAGTGTGTCAGTTTTCTTCTAGCAGTTCTTCCAAATGAACGGTAACGCAGTCCGACAGGGCGTGTGGGTTGTAGCCTCCTTCGAGCACGCTGACTAGTTTTCCGTCGGCATGTTCGTTGGCGACATCTAGAAGCGCACGAGTGATTGCTTGATAGTCGTGCGTTTCCAGCCCCAGCGAACCGACCGGGTTGTCCTTGTGAGCATCAAAGCCAGCGCTGACCAGAACCAGTTGTGGCTTGAAATCGTTTGCAAAAGATTTCAGTTCACGTTCAAAAACTTTTAGCAATTCTTCTCTCGTGGTTCCTTGTCGGATCGGCACATTCAAGTTGGTACCGATTCCCGCACCGGCGCCGATTTCTGTCGCCGATCCGGTTTCGGGATAAAGAGGGGAACCATGAATCGAGAAGTACGCGACGCGCGGATCTTCCCAAAAAATTGCTTGTGTGCCATTTCCGTGGTGGACATCGATGTCGACGATCAAAACTCGTTCAGCGCCCAATTCTCGCGTCGCGACCCGGGCACCAACAGCGACATTGTTGAACAAGCAAAACCCCATCGCGTGCTCTGGCATCGCGTGGTGCCCAGGTGGGCGAACCAGGCAGAATGCGTTTTTGTCTTCGCCGCGGACCACTCGTTCCACCGCATCGCACACCGCGCCCACCGCCAAACGAGCGACCTCGTACGATTTCTCGCTCACCACGGTGTCTTCTTCGATAAATCCGCCACCGTTGGTTGCGAATTGTTGGACGTATTCCACATGTTTCAGGGTGTGGGCGTAACAAAGCCTTTCGACCGACGCAGGCTGCCATGATGGACGGCGACAACTTGCATCGAGTCCGACAAAGCTCAGGTGCCGAACGACAGCGCGAATGCGTTCCCCGTTTTCGGGGTGGTCGCCCGTCACGTGTTCTTGAAAAACCGGGTTGTAGTAGAACAGTGTCATTTGGTTAAACGTTTCCCCATTGCTGCCCTCGCAGCGCTCTCTGCAGTGTTTGGTTCCGATTCAAGTGTTTGTCTTTTTCGTTTGTGTTGGCCGAGGATCAAGCTAGCGTGCGGGCCGCTTGTTGGTAACCAAAGTCGATCAATTCGTCGGCGCGGTGGAACTCCAGCATTTTGCACCGGTTTTTCGGGATCACAATCACCTTGTCCGGTGGAGATGCCGCAATTTTCAATCGCGCGATCGTGGATTGCATCGCATCGAACGCGTCGTTGACCACGTCAAACGCTGCCCACTCTTGTTCGCCCGAGCTTCCCAGCGATTCTTTCATCTGCGAAATGAATCCCTGTAGCCGATCTCGAATCAATGACGGAGCCGTCTTTTCCAGCGGCAGTTGCGTCTTTGGGTCGATCGGGTCATCCACCGATCCGCCCGCGTCCACCGCAATGGTCATGTCCGTGTGATCGCGAAAGGTTGGTGCGATCGGCATGGGGTTCAACACACCGCCATCGATCAAGTCGACCCCGTGCCGTCTGAATGGGGTGAACAGGATCGGCAACGAAATCGACGCGCGGATGGCGTCGAATAGAGGACCTGATTGAATCCAAACTTCTCGCTGTCGTTTCACGTCGGCAGCCACCGCAGTGAACGGCACCGGCAAGTCCTCGATCTGTTGGTCACCCACCAGTTCGGCCAAAGCGTTGATGATGCGGTCTCCGCGAACCAACCCCGTTCTGCTCCACGCCACATCCAATAAAGTGACGATGTCCAGACGGGTGATGGCCCGTGCCCACTGTTCGTATTCGTCCAACTTTCCGGCGGCATGCACACCACCGACCAAAGCCCCCATCGAACATCCCGAGATGGAACGAATCTGGTATCCGTGTTCCTCTAGCCAGTGAATCACTCCGATATGTGCAAGCCCGCGGGCACCGCCACTGCCCAAAACCAGTGACACAGTCTTTTGCTTTTCGATGTTCATTGACCCCTAGACTGCCGCTTCCAAGGCAGCCTTCAGAATCGCCACTTGCGCCATCGCGGTGTGGTGGTGTTTCTTGATGCGTTCATGAGCCTCTTGCTGAGTTTGGTGTAGTTGTGCCTGCTTGGCGTGTTGGGCGTTCAGCGGATCATCGGCGACATTTTCAGGATTATCCTTCAGGCACGCCGCCAAGCTCTTCTCGTGATGCTCTAAGCTTTCTTCGAGTGCCAGCAGTGTGTTGGCGTGGCTCTCTAGAGACTTTCCATGATCTTGGATGCGTTGCATGGTTTCTTGCAATTGAACCAGCGCGGTTGAGTGTTCTGTTCGCCAATTTTGAATATCGTCTTGCCAACACGCCACATCGCTTTGCCAGTGACGGTGGTCTGCATGGGTTTCAGCGGCTGATTGTGTCTTCACGTTCATCGTGCCAGTTCCTTGGGGCTATCGGGCGGTTTCTTGTTTTCGGACAATAAGAAAAGCAACACACGTGCCAAACGGAACCGGATTCGCTTGGGGACAGGAACCAAGAGAGAGCTGATTGCTGCCGAAAGACGTCCTGCCAAAGCCGTTCGATTGTGTTCGCAAGTTTCGATACACCCCAAGTTCATAGGCACGAGGTATTCCAGCTGATGTCCAAAAATTTGGGTTCTTTGTTGGAGGAGATTCACGAGCTGGAGCGCGCCGTTTCGGACAAAATCCAACAGACGAAGCAAGATCTGCCGTTCGAAATCGCACATGGGCGGGCATTCTTTCGCCCAGATGTGCGGCGGCGTCACAAGATCATGGCTAAACGAGCGTGGCGGACCATTCGCGAATCTTCGTTTCTTACCTTCGCCACGGCGCCGGTGATCTATTCGTTGCTGATACCGATTTCACTGCTGGACCTGCTGGTGACCGTGTACCAATGGACCTGCTTTCCCATCTATCGGATTCCCCGAGTTCGCCGCGACGAATACGTCGTTATCGACCGACATTTGCTGGGCTATTTAAACGTGATTGAAAAAATCAATTGCATTTACTGTGGCTACGGCAACGGCGTTTTAGCGTACGCACGCGAAATCGCGTCACGGACAGAACAGTATTGGTGCCCGATCAAACACGCCAAGCACGTCAAAGGATGTCACGCACGCCAATGCCTCTTTTGTGAATTCGGAGATGCCGACGGGTATAGCCGCAGTTTCACCTCACTCAGGACCCAGTTCAGTGACTTGGAGGCTCCCGAAGCATCGCAGTAGAGCGTGATTCACGCTGCGATGATCGTTCAAGTGCGATCTCACATCTGGGGTTTCTGCACGCAATTCTTCCGGTAACGGTCGACTTGCGTCGCGGGTCGTCCGACGGTCATGGACGAGGGTGAAGCACTTCGGTGCGATCGATTCCAAGGGATTGGCACCGTAGTTGCATTCTAAGATTTCTGAAAACGACTTTGAAATTAGGATGGAAACCATGGCCACTCGTATTGATCAGAGAAGCACCGCTGTCAACGAAACGAACGAACCCGATCTTGGGGAACCGGATGCGCATGTGATATCGCGTCATTTGCGTACCGGCACTCGTGCGCTGCTGATCGCATTCATTGCGGCAACGATTCTGCTGTTTCTGTTCTACCGACAAGCTGCCTATCTTGCTGCCATCCCGGTGCCGATATTGGCTGCTGGGTTGATCATCGTGAACGAATTGGAACGTCGATCACGAGCTTCGGCACTGCGGGAAGCTCATCAGACGCAGATCAGCCAAAGTGAGATCGAAGCGGACGTCGAAACGGCCGGCATCGCAATGGCTTTGAAGATTTTGGGAGTCCTGATGCTCGGTACCTTCGTCATCGCAGCAGCGTTCTTTGACTCGGCAGTCTTGGGGATCGGTGCCGCCGTCGCGCTGCTGTTGGTTCTGTTGATCGAACTTCCGTTTTTGCCCCTGATGATTTCCGAGTCCCAACGGGACGAACGAGAAAAGTTGACCGGAAAACGTGATTGATCACGTGTGGGCCCGGTGAATCGCGTGGGAATCGCTGGGCTTCGCCGTATCGCTGCTTCAAAACGATGCCAGCACATCGTCGGATCGAAGGCGTCGATTGTCGTCGATGGCTTGAGCAAAGATCCAATCTCGGCCGTCATCACCGTCGAACTCGTCCTCGACTCCGTCGCCTTCCCGCGTTGCGGTAAGATCGGCCAACAGATCAGCCATCCGGTCAGCGACCGTTGTGCCGGTATCGATCCAGCGACTGGTCAAAGCCGCTGCATCGTTGACACCGACAGCCGTACGCAGCGAACCGGTGATCATCAAATCGTCGCCGGAACCGCCATGCAGTCGGTCGGCCCCTAGGCCACCGATCAGCACGTCGTCTCCACCGTGTCCATAGACACTGTCGTCGCCCGACCCTGCATCCAGGAAGTCACCCGCGGCGCCGCCTCGCAATTTATCATTGCCCGCGCCACCAAAGATGCGTAGTGGAATCGTAAGCCTTCGGTCCGACGTCAGATGGTCATCGCCGTCACCACCGAAAATGTCGATGCGGCTGATGTCCTGATAGATGGTTCGAAGCGAGTTGCGTCCCGATCCCAAGCGTACTTCGACTGAATGGGGCTGGTTGCGGACATCGTCTAGGCGGATGTCATCGTCCAGTTCGGTTCCGCCCAACACCAAAATGAATTGGCCGGGGTTGTCCCCATCGGG
Protein-coding regions in this window:
- a CDS encoding universal stress protein, whose protein sequence is MSNTSQSTTQVSPLRGVLVGVDGSVHGHVAIDLAVQLAKQHGSRLVGIDIVDEDATQFGDYGVIDEKAEAERKEEIQRMIQRAKQSLDVFEQRCGEAGVNGIRCRKAGDAAQQIVIEAQRCDLIVLGRETHFYSEWRPDTIVGNVLRHASRPVVTVPLSLPRQQNVLVAFDGSRAAGNALFAFVASGLGISQKVHVVNVGSDAELAESVAKPAVDFLDLHGYDCALHAVVSAGKADKILLDHAAKLDAGMIVAGACGHGRLREFILGSVTKTLIQESQVPVFLFH
- the trxC gene encoding thioredoxin TrxC codes for the protein MNLVCSACSAVNRVPDSKLHDKPVCGKCKQALLPTRPIDLTETSFAKFIARTDVPVLVDFWAPWCGPCRMMAPAFADAAAQLSPRIILAKLDTEAAPVAASQFAITGIPTMILFQQGTEVSRQSGALNAQQIVQFANTAK
- a CDS encoding bifunctional acetate--CoA ligase family protein/GNAT family N-acetyltransferase; the protein is MPIRNLDKIFAPHSVAVIGASKRPASVGNTVLLNLVDGGFTGSVYAVNSKYQEIGGVACFGAVGEIPDPVDLAVVCTPAVTVPDIVRQCGEAGIRGVVILSAGFREASEEGAKLEAEILAAAKHFDGMRIVGPNCLGIMAPHQSLNASFASDSPQKGRVAFISQSGALCTAVLDWAIQENVGFSNFVSVGNMLDVGIADLIDYFATDGYTESIILYMESISKGREFMSAARAFAREKPIIAYKAGRFAQSAKAAASHTGAMAGVDSVYEAAMARAGIVRVFDVDDLFDCAELLARQKTPSGPRLAIITNAGGPGVMATDALLDRHGVLADLSETTIAKLNEKLPASWSHGNPVDVIGDAPPERFSAAAEIVLADEGVDGVLVVLSPQAMTDPTGAANAVIEVAKRSHKPLIAAWMGGGKVRQGIELLNDAGIPTYSSPEKAIRAFMHLVSYARNRETLYETPREVPIEFSLDRKKLRDVFDTVFNEGQDVLSESASKTLLEAYEIPVTKTSVARSAEDAVQCATAVGYPVALKIFSPDITHKTDVGGVELNLANSDAVAGAFNRILSRAKQHRPTARLEGVTVQHMLVAPNGRELIIGAKRDPVFGTVLMVGAGGTNAELFRDLSLELPPLSERLARRMLESLQAWPLLQGYRGRPGVNLDRLVEVLMRLSYLVADYPEIVELDVNPLLVTPDDVIALDARIVLDRQTILHPVRPYSHLAIRPYPNEFAKIVKLKDGTSVLLRPIKPEDEPMWHDLVASCSSESLHLRFRYMFKATTHAMATRFCFIDYDREIAIVAETQVDGERRLIGVGRLVADVDHRDAEYAVLVSDPWQGKGLGSFLTDHCLEICHQWGIRSVIAEMAMQNDRMIRMFDHRGFEIDRRHAFDAVVARKKLAVQKK
- a CDS encoding histone deacetylase family protein, yielding MTLFYYNPVFQEHVTGDHPENGERIRAVVRHLSFVGLDASCRRPSWQPASVERLCYAHTLKHVEYVQQFATNGGGFIEEDTVVSEKSYEVARLAVGAVCDAVERVVRGEDKNAFCLVRPPGHHAMPEHAMGFCLFNNVAVGARVATRELGAERVLIVDIDVHHGNGTQAIFWEDPRVAYFSIHGSPLYPETGSATEIGAGAGIGTNLNVPIRQGTTREELLKVFERELKSFANDFKPQLVLVSAGFDAHKDNPVGSLGLETHDYQAITRALLDVANEHADGKLVSVLEGGYNPHALSDCVTVHLEELLEEN
- a CDS encoding patatin-like phospholipase family protein, encoding MSLVLGSGGARGLAHIGVIHWLEEHGYQIRSISGCSMGALVGGVHAAGKLDEYEQWARAITRLDIVTLLDVAWSRTGLVRGDRIINALAELVGDQQIEDLPVPFTAVAADVKRQREVWIQSGPLFDAIRASISLPILFTPFRRHGVDLIDGGVLNPMPIAPTFRDHTDMTIAVDAGGSVDDPIDPKTQLPLEKTAPSLIRDRLQGFISQMKESLGSSGEQEWAAFDVVNDAFDAMQSTIARLKIAASPPDKVIVIPKNRCKMLEFHRADELIDFGYQQAARTLA